The following DNA comes from Streptomyces pristinaespiralis.
CGCCGGCGTCGAGGGTGATCTCCTCGATCCGCACGCCCTGGTCCGCGGCGGTCCCGTCCGCGACGCCCTGATCCGCGGCGGTCCGGTCCGCGGGGGCCTCCGGCCCCGGCCGGGCGGCGGGTACGGGAGTGGCCGGCCGTAGCGGGGCGGGCGCGGGCGTCGCCGGGACCCGGGACGGCGCGGGTACGGGGGTGGCTGCCGCCCGGGGCGGCGCGGGCGCGGCGGGGGGCGGTTCAGGCGGCCGGGGCATGGCGGGTGCCGCTGACGGTGGGCCAGGCGTGCAGGTCCTCGGTGCGCAGCAGGGCGGTGGCGATGAGCAGGCCCCGGTAGCCGGCCCGCAGCAGGCGGGCGGCGGTCTCGGGGGTGTCGATCGCGCTGGCGCTGACCGGGCAGGGGGTGCCGGCGGCGGTCAGGGCGGGCAGCAGGGCCAGGCTGCGGCCGATGTCGCCACTGTCCTGTTCGCGGGTCTTGATGTCCTTGTTGTTGACGGCGATCACGCACTCGTCGGCGTGCGGGACGTGTTCGAGCTCGGCCTCGCCGGTGATCTCGACGAACGGGGTGAGGCCGGTGCGCAGGGCCGCGGTGACCAGGGAGCGCATGCTGGAGGCGGGCAGCAGGGCGGCGGTGAGCAGCACGGCGGACGCGCCGAGGGCCCTGGCGGTCTCGAGCTGGTCGCGGCGGGTGATGAAGTCCTTCTGGAGCAGCGGGAGTTCGGTGAGCCGGGCGACGTCGCGCAGCAGGTCGGGGGTGCCGCCGAACCAGCGTCCGGTGACCACGGAGATGCAGGGGGCGCCGGCGGCCTCGTAGCCGGCGACGATGTCGGCGGGGGTGCGGCCCGACATGAGGTCGATGCCGTGCGCGTCGCGCCGCTTGACCTCCATGACCAGGGGGCGTTCGGCGCCGAGCAGGGCTTCGATGAAGCGGGACGACGTCATGGTGCTCCTTCGCGTGCGAGAGGTGCGGTGCGGTGCGCCGGCCCGGCCGCCCGGAAGGCAGGGTGGACCGGCGCACATGAGCGGGGGCGCAGTGCCGGTGGAGGGCGCGGGCGGTGCGCCGGAGCGGCCGGGCGCCTTCAGGGCAGCAAAGCGCGCCGGGGGCAAGCGGGGTGCAAGGGGGCCGCGGGCCTGTCCGCCCGGCGCGCGGGGGGTGCGGGCGGGGTGGGGGGCCGAGGTGTTGCGCCGGCGTTGCGGGGCGCGTGGTGCCCCGGCCGGACGCGCGGGCGGGCCGCCCGGGGCGTGAGGGGCGGACCGTGCACCCGCGGGGCGCTTATGTCGGGAATGTCACTGTGCGGGGGTGGTGATTTCCCGCGGGGGCGACGCATACCCTGTCGCTGTCCTCCGCTGTGTGCGGTCCCGAGCATCTGGAGCTCCCTGGTGGAACGCGTCCGCGGCCCGCTCGTTCCCGGGCAGGCCGCTCCCAAGGCGCCCCGGCCGCCCGGTGAGCTTCCCGTCGACGCTTCCAGGCCGCGCAGCGCTCTCGTCCCGCCGCAGGCCGGCCCCCCGCAGGTCACCGGGCCGTCGCAGACCGAGCCTCCGCAGACCGGGCCGTCGCAGACCGGGATCCCGCCGCAGACCGGGCCGTCGCAGACCGCCCCGGCCGCCGGGCTCGAGGAGCTGCGCCGGCGGGCCGCCGAGGTGCTGCTGGGCAACTGGACGGGAGCTTCGACCGTCCCCTCCCCCGCCCTGTATCCGCACCAGTGGAGCTGGGACTCGGCGTTCATCGCCATCGGGCTGCGTCATCTGTCGCCCGAGCGTGCCCAGCGCGAACTGGAGACGCTGCTGGCCGCCCAGTGGGACGACGGACGCGTCCCGCACATCGTCTTCAACCCGGCCGTGCCGCTCGGGGCGTACTTCCCGAGCCCCGACTTCTGGCGGTCCTCCACGGCGGGACGGGCGGCGGGCGCCCCCGCCGCGACCGAGACGTCCGGCATCGTGCAGCCGCCCGTGCACGCGCTGGCCGCCTGGCTGGTCCACCGCAGCGATCCGGACCTCTCGCGCCGCCGGGGCTTCCTGGAGCGCGCCTGGCCGGCGCTGGTGGCCTGGCACGACTATCTGCGGCGCTGCCGCGACTTCGGCGGCGACGGGCTGGCTGCCGTGCTCCACCCGTGGGAGCCCGGCATGGACAACAGCCCCTGCTGGGACGAGCCCCTCGACCGTGTGGAGCCGGCCCCGGCCGGCTCCTTCCGACGGGCCGACCTCGGGCACGGCGACCGTGCGGACCGGCCCACCGATCTGGACTACGGCCGCTATGTCGCGCTGGCCGCGCACTACCGGGACCACGGCTACCGCGACGCGGGCACGGAGCACGCGTTCGTCGTCGAGGACCCCGGGTTCAACGCGCTGCTCGCCCTGTCGGAGAACGCCCTGGCGGCCATCGCCGGCGAGCTGGGGCGGGACGCCGCACCGCACCGGTCCCGGGCGCGGCGTCTGACCGCCGCGCTGGTGGAGCGGCTGTGGGACGAGGAGGCCGGGCTGTTCCTGTGCCGGGACGTGCGCACCGGCACCCTGGTGCGTGACAGGAGCGTCACCGGTCTGCTGCCGCTGGCGCTTCCCTCGCTTCCCGGGCCCGTCGCGCAGGCGTTGGTGCGCACCATGACGGGGCCGCATTTCGGGCTCGGTACGGCCTGTGGGCTGGTGCCCAGCTACGACCTGCGCGGCCGGGCCTTCGACGCGTCCCGCTACTGGCGCGGGCCGGCCTGGTTCAACGTGAACTGGCTCCTGGAGCGGGGGCTGCGGCAGCACGGCGAGACCGGCCTGGCCGACGCCCTGGAGCAGGCGGTGCTCGCCTCCGCCGGTGGTTCCGGTTTCGCCGAGTACGTCGATCCGCACACCGGGCAGGCGCGCGGGGCGACCGGCTTCAGCTGGACCGCCGCCGTCGTCCTCGATCTGCTGGCCCGCACCGGCCGGGCCGCGGAGGCGCAGGCCGGTACCGCGGCCGGTGCGGCGGCCGCGGTGGCAAAGGCCGGCGGGTGACGGTTCCCCGCCCCGGAGGGCGGGGACGGTGTCACGTGCCCAGGCCGAGCATCGAGGCGATGCGGTTGTACTGGATCTCGTTGGTGCCCGAGTAGATCGTGCCGCCGACCGCGTTGCGCACGCCCTGCTCGAGCCCGTACTCGGACATGTATCCGTGCCCGCCGAAGATCTGCACGGCGGCCAGGGAACTGGCCACGTTGGCCTGGCTGGTGAGGAGTTTGGCAATGGCCAGGTCGATGGTGACGTTCTCGCCGTCGTCGAGGCGCTGGGCGGTGTCGTACAGCCATTTGCGGGCTGTCTCCAGGCCGATCTTGGTATCGACGATCTTGTTGGCGATCGATTGGTGGGAGCCGATGGGTTTGCCGAAGGAACGGCGGGTCTTCGCGTACTCGAGGCAGCGGTCCAGCCGGTGCTGCATCTCGCCCGCGTTGACGACGAAGGAGAACAGGACCTCCCGTTTCATCACGTGGTCGAGGACGATGAACCCGCCGCCGACCCGGCCGAGGACACGGGTCCTCGGGATCCGGCAGTCGTCGAAGTAGAGCTCGCTCAACGGCGAGGTCCGCAGGCCCATTTTCTTGATCGGCTTTCCGACGGTGAGGCCGGGGGTGTCGCGGTCCACGAGGAACGCGCTGACACCGAGCGCTCCGCCGTCGGGGCGGGTGCGGGCGTAGACGACGAACACGTCGGCGACGGGACCGTTGCTGACGAACGTCTTGCTGCCGTTCAGCACGAAGTGGTCGCCGTCGCGTTCGGCGCGGGTGGTCATCGCCATCGCGTCCGAGCCGCCCTCGGACTCGGTGATGGCGTGGGCGCCGATCGCCTCGCCCGAGGAGATCAGGGGCAGGTACCTCTCTTTCTGTTCGGGCGTGCCGAACCGGGTGAGGGGGATGCCGGTGCTGGCCAGGGTGGTGGTCACCGAGAAGTTCAGGCCGGCGTCCTGGCAGTGTTCCCCGAGTCCTTCGAGGACGTACATGGTGGTGAGGAGGGACTGGCCGAGGCCGCCGTGTTCCTCCTCGAAGGGCAGGGCGAGGATGCCGGTCTTCTGGATCAGTTTCCACTTGTCCCAGGAGAACGTGGCCTGCTCGTCCAGTTCTATGTGGTCGGCGCTGAGCGCCTCACCCCACCGTGCCAGACCTTCGCGGAACTCGGTCTGCTCGGTGTTCCATCGGATCACTGGTTGACCGCCTTCACGGTTTTCGCGTCATCAGTACGCGGAGGAGACGTGCTCGTCGAGACTGTGGGTCTCGTCGCCGTTGAGCGCCGGGCTGAAGACGCACACGAGCCGCAGGTCCTCGTGGGGGCTGGCCACCAGGTAGTGGGCGTCGTGCTGGTCGAGCGCGTACATGCGGCCCGGGGTGATGGGGTGGGAGGTGCCGTCGAGCTCGATGACCTCTCCGGAGCCGGCGATGCAGTAGCAGGCCTCGAGGTGGTTGCGGTACTCGAGGCGGGACTTGGTGCCGGCCAGGACGACGGTGTCGGTGAGCGAGTAGCCGACGCCGTCGGAGGCGAGGAGGAATCGGCGGCTGACTCCGTTGCCCCAGTCGACGGTCTTCACGTCCTCGATGTCGCGAATGATCATGGTCAACTCCGATCTGGGTCGTGTGCGGCGAGGTGCCGCACGCTGGGAAGGACCCGGGGGTGGCCGGCGGCCACTGCTCGTGTCCCGGCCCCGCGGCCGGCGGCCGGCGGGGAGGCATGGGGGCGCCGCGGATGCGGCGGGTTCATCGGGCGGCGGGTGTGCCCGCCGCCGGGACGGGGCTGCGCGGTGCGGTGCGCAGCCGGTCGGCCAGGGCGCGGGCGGCGCCCGAGGCGACGGCCTCGCGGGTGGCGGCGAGTGCGCTCGGCCAGTCGCCCGAAGGGCCGGCGGCGAGGACGAGGGCCGCGGCGTTGAGGCACACGGTGTCGGTGGCGGCGGGGTGGGCGGTGCCGGCGAGGACGGCGAGGAAGTGGTCCGCGGCGTCGGCGGGCGGCACGGGGCGCAGGGCGTCGAACGTGCCGCCGGGGCCGGTGAGTTCGCCCGGCCGGAGCCGCCGGACGCTGCCGTCGTCGAGGTGGACGGTGTTGTCGGCGAAGCCGAGGAGTTCGTCGGCGCCCTGGTCGTTGGAGGTCAGCCAGATCCGCCGGCCGGTGAACGTGCGGGCGAGTTCGCGCAGCACGGGCAGCGGCATGGCGGCGCTGACGCCGGTGACCTGGGCGGTGACCGGCAGGTCGGCGAGGAAGGGGCCGAGCGCGTTGAGGAAGCGGCCGAACGGTTTCATGCCGAGCGGTGCCACCGTGCGGGCCAGGCGGGTCAGTTCGGCCGGGTAGACGAACGGGCCGGCGAAGGCGATGCCGTGCTGTTCGAGCATCTGCTCGGTCTGCCGGTAGGAGGCGGTCAGGCGGATCCCGAGCCGTTCCAGCAGGTCGACGGAGCCGAGGCTGGAGGTGTAGGCGCGGGAGCCGGTCTTGACGACCCGTACGCCGGTGGCCGCGGCGGTGACGGCGGCGGCGGTGGAGATGTTGAAGGTGGCGGGTCCTCCGCCGGTGCCGACGATGTTGACGGTGCCGGGCCAGGGGCCGGGCGGGGGCGTGGTTCTGCGCTCCCGCAGGGACTCCAGCAGGGCGTCAAGGGTCTGGTGGCCGGGGAGGCTGGTGGTCAGGGAGGCCAGCAGGGCGACGGCCTGCTCCTTTTCGAGCGTGCCGTCACCGAGCCGGTCCCACAGTGATCTCCAGGTCTCGCGCTCGGTCACCGGGGCGCCTGCGAGCAGGCCGGTGAGCGCGGGATGCATGGCTAGCTGTTCACCCCCTGGCGGGCGTCCTCGATGAAGGCGTCGATGGCGCGCACGCTGCGGAAGTTGTCGGGGTCCAGGTCGGCGTCGCCGACGGCGAGCTGGAAGTGGTCCTCGACCCAGGCGATGAGCTTGAGCACGCCGAGGGAGTCGATGACGCCGTCGGAGAGCAGGTCGTGGTCGTCGGCAAGCTCGTGGACACCAAGGTCGGGCAGGAATTCCTCGATGACGAACTTCTTGATGGTGTCGTTGTGGCTCATGACGTCCTTCCTTGGACTGGGATCGGTTCGTGCGGTCGGCCGGGCGCGGCGCGTCCGGCGCGTCGGGTGGTGGCGGGGGGCCGCCCTGCGGCGGCGGGCCGCCGGACGGCGGGGGCGGGCGTGCCGGTGCGGTGCCGGTTGCCGCGGACGGTGGTCCGGGTGTCGCCGGCGCGACCGGTCAGGTGGAGCAGGCCGTCGGCGTCGCGGCGGACCAGGTCGCCGGTGCGGAACCAGGTGCGGCCGTCGTCGGCGCCCAGCGGGTGGGTGGTGAAGGGGTCGCGGTGGGGGGCGCGGCCGAGGTAGCCGGGCGACTGGAAGGGGGTGGAGACGTACAGTTCGCCGGTGCCGGGGCCGTGGACGGGTGTGCTGGGGGCGCCGATGAGGAGGGTCCGCACGCCGGGCAGGGGCCGGCCGACGGGGACGGGCGGGAAGACGGTGGCGCTGGTGTCGATCTCGTGGACGAGGCTGGGGCTGGTCTCGGTGCAGCCGTAGAGGTTGTGCAGGCGTGCGCCGGGGAGCAGGTGCGGCAGCGCGGCGACGGTGCGGTCGGGCAGGGCGCGGCCGGTGAACACGACGTGGCGGACGCCGCTGAGGGTGGTGCCGGCGACGCGGGCGGCGTCGGTGAGCGGTGCGTGGAGCGTGGGGCGGGCGGCCACGAGGTGGATGTCGTGGCGGGTGAGGAGTTCCAGCAGGCCGGCGGCGTCCGCGGCCCGGCCCGGTTCGGCGAGGACGACGGTGGCGCCGGCGGCGAGCGGGGTCCACAGGTCGAGGAGGCTCGACGCGGCGGCGAGGTGGCCGGTGCCGAGGACGGTGGTGCCGGGGCCGATGCCGAAGCGGCCGGCGGCCCAGGTGGTGAAGCGGTCCACGGCCGTGCGTGCCAGCGGCACGATCCTGGGCGGTGCGGTGGTGCCGGATGTGGTGAACAGCAGGGCGGGCCGTTCGCCGGCGGGGCGGGGCAGGGCGTCGGCCGCCGACGGCGGCAGGCGGACGGGGCGTGGTTCGCCGGCGGGGACCAGGACGCGGGCGCAGCCTGCCTGGGCGGCCAGGTCCGCGAGCCGTCCGGCGGGGGCCGGGGAGGGCAGCAGGAGGGGGCGCTGGGACAGCAGGCCGGCCAGGACGAGGGCGATCGCGGCGGGTGAGGTGCGGGCGAGGACGCCGACGGTGTCGTGGGGCGCCGCGCCCAGGACCGCGAGGCGTTCGCGTTCGCGGCCGGCCGCCTCGTACAGGGCGCGGTAGGTGGTGGGTTCGCCGCCGTGGATCAGGGCGGTGGCGTCGGGGCGGTGGCGCACCTGGGTGAGGAAGCCGGCGACGAGGCCGGCGGGCGTGTTCATCGCAGGTGGGCCCAGCCGCTTTTGACGGCGGGTCCGCCCGGGGTGCGGCAGGTGAAGCGCACCACGGTGCGGGTGTCGTCGGGCTGGAGGGTGATGTCGAGGGGGACGCCGGGTGCCACGGGGGCGGAGAAGCGGCCGCCGAGGGCGTGGATGCGGGTGATGTCGCCGTCGGCGTAGCGGTCGGCGATCTCCTCCAGGGCGAGGGCGACCACGCTCATGCCGTGGGCGATGACGGTGTCGAAGCCGGCGGCGCGGGCGGCTTCCGCGTCGAGGTGGATGGGGTTGAGGTCGCCGGAGGCGTGGGCGTAGGCGCGGATCGTTTCTTCGGTGAGGGTGTGGCGGGCGGTGGCCGGTTCGCCGTTCGGGCCGGCCGGGCCGGGGGCGGCGGCCGGGGGGATGTCGCCGAACGGTTCGGTGGCTCTGGCGCCGAGGAGCAGGGCGTGGGTGGTGAGTTCGGCGAAGGCGGTGCCGTCGTCGCCGGTGAGGCGGCTGCGTACGGCGATGCGGGTGCCGCGGGCCTCGCGGCGGGCGCCGGTGATGTCGAGCTGGACGGTGACCTGTTCGCGGGGCCGTACGGGCCGCTCGAGGCGGATGTCCTGGCCGAGGTGGACGACGGAGGTGCTCTCCTCCCCGGCGGTGAGGGCGCGCACGGCCTTGTCGGCGAGGGTGTGGGCGAGGACGAAGGTGTGCACGGGTGAGGCGTCGCGGCTCGCCGCCGGCGGGAGGCCGGGGCGGACGGCGGTGCGGTAGGCGTCGATCTCGGCGGCGCTCGCGGTGCGTTGCGCGGTGCGGGCGAGGGCGGGGGTCGTCGTCATCTGGTTACCTCCATAGACACTCCGCCCTTCGGAGCGGCGGGGAAACGGACTCGTGCAGAGCAGGGCAGGAAGGGACGATTCACCACCGGAGCGGATCGTTGCCTGTGGCCAACTGCGCGCAGGGGCCCACAAGTTGCAGTGCTAATTTGTGAGATGTGAAGGCCACCCCTGTGAAGCGGGCGTTCAAGTACCGCTTCAGCCCGACCGATGCGCAGGCAGCCGAGCTGTTGCGCACGTTCGGATGCGTGCGGAAGGTCTACAACATGGCGCTCGCTGCGCGTACTGAGGCGTGGACGCGGCAGCAGCGGGTCAACTACAACGCCACGTCGGCGATGCTGACCGCGTGGAAAAAGACCGAGGATCTGGCCTACCTCAACCACGTCTCTTCCGTCCCGCTCCAGCAGTGCCTTCGGCACCTGCAGGCGGCGTTCAGCAACTTCTTCGCCAAGCGGGCCAGGTACCCGCGTTTCAAGTCCAGGCGAAAGTCCCGCGCCAGTGCCGAGTACACATCCAGCGCGTTCCGGTTCCGGGACGGGCGGCTGTACCTGGCCAAGATGTCCGAGCCGCTGGACATCTTGTGGTCCCGTCCCCTGCCCCAGGGTGCTCGGCCGTCCACCGTGACGGTCTCCCGCGACAGTGCTGGACGTTGGTTCGTTTCCATGCTGTGCGAGGACGCGAGCGTCAAGCCGCTCCCGCCGGCGGATGCGGCAGTCGGGATCGACGCTGGTCTCCATCACCTGGTGACGCTCTCCACCGGTGAGAAGATCTCCAACCCACGGCACGAACGCCGTGACCGTTCCCGTCTCGCCAAGGCACAGCGGGCACTGTCCCGCAGGTCCAGGGGCAACGGCACCAACCGGGCCAAGGCCCGGCGCAAAGTGGCACGGATTCATGCACAAATTGCGGACCGCCGCCGTGACGCCCTGCACAAACTGACCACTCGACTCGTGCGCGAAAACCAAACGCTCGTGATCGAGGACCTGACCGTGCGCAACATGGTCAAGAACAGCAGCCTCGCCCGTGCCATCAGCGATGCGGCCTGGTCCGAGCTGCGCACCATGTTGGAGTACAAGTGTGCCTGGTACGGGCGAAACCTGGTGGCCGTGGACCGCTGGTTCCCCTCCTCCAGGCTGTGCTCCGACTGCGGCGCCCTGCAGGGCAGGATGCCGCTGAGCGTCCGCACCTGGACGTGTGCCTGCGGCACGACCCATGACCGGGACGTGAACGCCGCGAAGAATCTTCTGGCGGCCGGGCTGGCCGTGTCTGTCTGTGGAGCTGGTGTAAGACCTCAACGGGAGACCTCCCGGACGGGGCAGTCGGCAACGAAGCAGAAACCCTCACAGCGCGAGCCGTGAGAATCCCCTCCTTCAGGAGGGGAGAAGTCAAACCGGCGCCACCACCAGGGCGGCGTTGTGGCCGCCGAAGCCGAACGAGTTCGACAGGGCGGGCCCGGAGGCGATGGTTCGGGGGCGGTGGTGGACCACGTCGATGTCCATTCCTGGCTCCAGGCGGTGGTGGTTGGCGGTGGGCGGTACCTCGCGTTCGCGCATGGCGAGGACGGCGGCGACGGCCTCGACGGCGCCGGCGGCGCCGATCAGGTGGCCGAGGACGCCCTTGGGTGCGGTGACCGGCGGGCAGCCGGTGCCGAACACCTTGGCCAGGGCGGCCGCTTCGGCCCGGTCGTTGTGGGGTGTGGAGGTGCCGTGGGCGTTGATGTGGGCGATGTCCGCGGGGGTGAGGCCGGCGTCGGCGAGGGCGGCGGTCATGGCGCCGGCGGCGCCGGAGCCGTCGGGCAGCGGCATCGACAGGTGGTGGGCGTCGCAGGTGGCGCCGTAGCCGGCGACCTCGGCGTAGGGGCGGGCGCCTCTGGCGCGGGCGTCGTCGGCGCGTTCGAGGACGACGAAGCCGGCGCCCTCCCCCATCACGAAGCCGTCGCGGTCCGCGTCGAAGGGGCGGCTGGCCTGCTCGGGTTCGTCGTTGCGCAGGGACACGGCGTTGAGGTTGCCGAACCCGGCGAGGGTGACGGGGGTGAGGGTGGACTCGCAGCCGCCGGCGATGACCACGTCGGCGCGGTGGGTCTGCAGCAGCAGCCGGGCCTGGCCGATCGCGTCGGCGCCGCTGGCGCAGGTGGTGGCGATGGTGGTGGCGGGGCCGGTCCAGGAAAGGCGCATGGCGATCTGGGCGGCGGCCGCGTTGGGCATCGTCATCAGCGGCATCAGCGGGTTGACGCGGTGCGGGCCGTGTTCGGAGAAGTGGGCGGACTCCAGGTCGCTGGTGGCCCGGCCGCCGACCGCGTTGCCCACCACGACGGCGGTGCGGTGCGGGTCGGGGGCGGGGGCGCCCGCGTCGCGGTGGGCGGCGAGGGCGGCGGTGGTTCCGTACAGGGCGAACGGGTCCATCCGTCGGGCGTCCTTGGCGCCGACGAGGCCGACGTCGTCGAGTCCGCTGACGCGGCAGCCGATCCGTACCCGGTGGCGGTCGAGGTCGAGGTGGGTGAGGCGGGCGGCGGTGGAGCGGCCGGCGCGCAGCGCGGCCCACAGTGCGTCCGGGGTGCAGCCCGCCGGTGTGACCACGCCGATGCCGGTGATCACGACCGGGGGTGGGGTGGAGGTTGCCATGGTTGGTTTCCCGTTCCTGTTTCCCTGGGTGTACGGGCCGGCCGGGTCAGGCCGGGAGGATGCCGCACTCGCGGGCGGAGGTGAGGAACGCCTGGGCCGCGAAGTCGATGTCGGCCTCGGTGTGGCGGGCGGTGACCGCGATCCGCAGGCGGGCGAGGTCGTTGGGGACGGCGGGGGTGACCACGGGCAGGCCGATGACGCCGTTCTTGCGGCAGGTGGTGGCCAGGTCGTAGGCGGCGTCGTCGGAGCCGGCGATGAGCGGCAGCACGGCGGTCTCGCTGTCCTGGGTGCGCAGCCCCTCGGCGTTGATGATCTTCCGCAGGCGGGCGGACTGGTGCTGGATGTGGGCGACGCGTTCGGGTTCGCGCTGCAGGATGCGCAGCGACTCGAGGGCGGCGGCGGCCTGGGCGGGTCCGAGGGCGGCGGAGAACAGGAAGGGGCGTGCGGCGTAGCGCAGGTGGCCGATGAGTTCGGCGGGGCCGGCGACCCAGCCGCCCATGGAGGGGATGGCCTTGGAGAGGGTGCCGAGTTTGACGTCGACCCGGGCCTGCCAGTCGAAGTGCTCCTCGATGCCGCGGCCGGTGGCGCCGATGACACCGAGGGCGTGGGCCTCGTCGACCATGAGGAGGGCGTTGTGCTCGTCGCAGACCTTGCGCAGTTCGGGCAGGGGGGCGATGTCGCCGTCCATGGAGTAGACGCTGTCGACGATGACGAGGCGTACGCCGTCGGGGCTCGCGGCGCGCAGCCGGCGCTCGAGGTGGTCGACGTCGTTGTGGCGGAAGCGGGTGACGGTGGCGCCCGACAGGCGGCAGCCGTCGACGATGGAGGCGTGGTCGTACTTGTCGATGAAGACGGTGTCGCCGGGGCCGACGAGGCCGCCGACGGTGCCGGTGTTGGCGGCGTAGCCGGAGCCGAAGACCATGGACGCCTCGCGGTCCGCGAACCGGGCGACCTCCGCCTCGAGTTCCTCGTGCAGGGGTATGGATCCGGCCAGGGCGCGCACGCCGTGGTTGCCGGTGCCGTAGAGGTCGACGGCGGCCTTGGCGGCGGCGACGACACGTTCGTCGCCGGCCAGGCCGAGGTAGCTGTAGCCGGACATCATGAGCAGCCGGCGGCCGTCGAGGTCGGCGTAGGCGCTGTCGCGTTCGACGGTGTATGCGACGAAGCTGTTGCGGCGGTCGGGTTCCCATTCGAGTGCCTGGACGCGGCGCTGTGTTGCCGCCAGCTTCGGCTCGAGGCGTTCCCATCCTCCAGATGCGTTCACGTGCGTCTCCTCATCCACTTCTCGGTTGGTCCAGGCGCGCCGTCCTTTCTATGCGCCGGGCCGCAAGGCGGGCGCAACACGGATTTCGACAGCGCAATTACCGCTGTGGCGTGGGAAGTCGACCTTCGAAACGAATACCGGAGGCGCTGATTCCCAGTTATTCCCCCCGGTATGTTTTTGGCCACGGTTGAATGTGGCGACAATTGGCCGGTACGGTCGAATCCACGGGAAAGTGAGTACGAACAGAGATCTGGCTGCGAAGCCGGGGCGCGAATTCGCGGCCTCCCTTTCCTGAATCGCGCCCCCGCACGTGTGATGACCGCGTGCAGCCGAAGTCTTGGGGGACTCAGCGTTGCTGATCAGACTCGTAGGTCTTGTCACCATCGAACACGACGGGACGGCGCCCCAGCACCTGTCGAGCGCGCAGGCACAAGTGGCCTTCGCTCGACTGATACTGGAGCGAACGTCGGGAACCAGCCGCGACCAGCTCGCGGACACCGTGTGGCCGGAAGGACTGCCCGACACCTGGGCGTCCGCGCTGCGCAGTGTGGTGAGCCGGGTCCGCGCCTATGTCACCGGCCCGCTGCAGAAACCGGGCGGGACACCACTGATCGCCCAGAGCGGGCGGTACGTCCTGCGGCTGCCGGACGACGCGGCGGTCGACCTGGAGGCGGCGGAAGCCGCGATGACGGAAGCGAGGACGGCCTTCGCGGACGGTGCCCACGCGGTGGCGCACCAGCTCGCGGCGGGCGCCGTGTCCAACCTGCGCGGCTCGTTCCTGCCGGCGCACGAAGGCGAGTGGGTCAACGCCGTTCGTGAGCGGGTCGACGAACTGCGCCTGATGTCACTGGAGCTGGCGAGCCTGTCCTCGTCGGCGCTGGGCGCGGAGCACCACGCGGTGCGCTACGCCGACGAGGCGGTACGGCGCGCGCCGTTCCGCGAGAGCGCGCACCGCTGCCGGATGACGGCGCACGCCGCAGCGGGCAACCGGGCGGACGCGCTGCGCGCCTACCAGCAGCTGCGGGAGGTCCTCGCGGACGAGCTGGGCATCGACCCGGCGGCCGAGACACAGGCCGCCTATCTGGAGCTCCTGCGCGCCGAACCCGCCGGCCCGCGCCGGCGGGCCCCTGCGGGGCGGATGACGGCGGACGCGCTGGACCCGCTGCTGATGGGAGCGTTCGAGGCACTGACACCACCGCCCGCGGTGGCGCCGCTGCCGGCACGCTGATCCACCCCGACGCCGGGCGGCCCGGCACCCTCCAGGTGCCGGCCCGCCCGGCGTCGGCATGCGCGCGCACCGCAGCGCGGGCGGCGGGGGCTCGCCGCCCGCGAGCCGGCGGTCCGCGCCGGCCGCCGTGACCGAGCAGACGTGGAATCGGCCCCAGGCCGGGGGGTGAGCTCGCCGCATCGTCCGCCGGGCCCCGCCGGGCAGATGACGGCCGACGCGCTGGACCCGTTCGAGCCGTCGGCCCGCCCTGGGGCCCAGGGACAACGCCGCCGGGTACGCGGCCCGGTGGCGGCGGTTCCACTCCCCCGTACCGGCGGCCGAGCCCCCGCCCGGGCGGCGGGCGCCGACGTGGCGGGTCCCTGGCCGGGCGGGCCCGGCGCCGTCCAGGTGCCGGGCCACCCGGCGTCGGCATGCGCGGCGCACCGCAGTGCGGGCGGCGGGGCGGGGCCGGGCCCGTGGGGGGCGGGTCGGCGCGGGCACGCGGAGACGTGGAAGCGGCCCGCGGCCCCCCGGTCGAAGGGGGGCGGCGGGCCGCCGGGCAGCGGGGGGTGGTCAGGTGATGGAGACGCCGCTGTCGATGCTGATCAC
Coding sequences within:
- a CDS encoding AMP-binding protein, producing MNTPAGLVAGFLTQVRHRPDATALIHGGEPTTYRALYEAAGRERERLAVLGAAPHDTVGVLARTSPAAIALVLAGLLSQRPLLLPSPAPAGRLADLAAQAGCARVLVPAGEPRPVRLPPSAADALPRPAGERPALLFTTSGTTAPPRIVPLARTAVDRFTTWAAGRFGIGPGTTVLGTGHLAAASSLLDLWTPLAAGATVVLAEPGRAADAAGLLELLTRHDIHLVAARPTLHAPLTDAARVAGTTLSGVRHVVFTGRALPDRTVAALPHLLPGARLHNLYGCTETSPSLVHEIDTSATVFPPVPVGRPLPGVRTLLIGAPSTPVHGPGTGELYVSTPFQSPGYLGRAPHRDPFTTHPLGADDGRTWFRTGDLVRRDADGLLHLTGRAGDTRTTVRGNRHRTGTPAPAVRRPAAAGRPPATTRRAGRAAPGRPHEPIPVQGRTS
- a CDS encoding beta-ketoacyl-[acyl-carrier-protein] synthase family protein, producing MATSTPPPVVITGIGVVTPAGCTPDALWAALRAGRSTAARLTHLDLDRHRVRIGCRVSGLDDVGLVGAKDARRMDPFALYGTTAALAAHRDAGAPAPDPHRTAVVVGNAVGGRATSDLESAHFSEHGPHRVNPLMPLMTMPNAAAAQIAMRLSWTGPATTIATTCASGADAIGQARLLLQTHRADVVIAGGCESTLTPVTLAGFGNLNAVSLRNDEPEQASRPFDADRDGFVMGEGAGFVVLERADDARARGARPYAEVAGYGATCDAHHLSMPLPDGSGAAGAMTAALADAGLTPADIAHINAHGTSTPHNDRAEAAALAKVFGTGCPPVTAPKGVLGHLIGAAGAVEAVAAVLAMREREVPPTANHHRLEPGMDIDVVHHRPRTIASGPALSNSFGFGGHNAALVVAPV
- a CDS encoding MaoC family dehydratase, whose translation is MTTTPALARTAQRTASAAEIDAYRTAVRPGLPPAASRDASPVHTFVLAHTLADKAVRALTAGEESTSVVHLGQDIRLERPVRPREQVTVQLDITGARREARGTRIAVRSRLTGDDGTAFAELTTHALLLGARATEPFGDIPPAAAPGPAGPNGEPATARHTLTEETIRAYAHASGDLNPIHLDAEAARAAGFDTVIAHGMSVVALALEEIADRYADGDITRIHALGGRFSAPVAPGVPLDITLQPDDTRTVVRFTCRTPGGPAVKSGWAHLR
- a CDS encoding aminotransferase class I/II-fold pyridoxal phosphate-dependent enzyme → MNASGGWERLEPKLAATQRRVQALEWEPDRRNSFVAYTVERDSAYADLDGRRLLMMSGYSYLGLAGDERVVAAAKAAVDLYGTGNHGVRALAGSIPLHEELEAEVARFADREASMVFGSGYAANTGTVGGLVGPGDTVFIDKYDHASIVDGCRLSGATVTRFRHNDVDHLERRLRAASPDGVRLVIVDSVYSMDGDIAPLPELRKVCDEHNALLMVDEAHALGVIGATGRGIEEHFDWQARVDVKLGTLSKAIPSMGGWVAGPAELIGHLRYAARPFLFSAALGPAQAAAALESLRILQREPERVAHIQHQSARLRKIINAEGLRTQDSETAVLPLIAGSDDAAYDLATTCRKNGVIGLPVVTPAVPNDLARLRIAVTARHTEADIDFAAQAFLTSARECGILPA
- a CDS encoding RNA-guided endonuclease InsQ/TnpB family protein, yielding MKATPVKRAFKYRFSPTDAQAAELLRTFGCVRKVYNMALAARTEAWTRQQRVNYNATSAMLTAWKKTEDLAYLNHVSSVPLQQCLRHLQAAFSNFFAKRARYPRFKSRRKSRASAEYTSSAFRFRDGRLYLAKMSEPLDILWSRPLPQGARPSTVTVSRDSAGRWFVSMLCEDASVKPLPPADAAVGIDAGLHHLVTLSTGEKISNPRHERRDRSRLAKAQRALSRRSRGNGTNRAKARRKVARIHAQIADRRRDALHKLTTRLVRENQTLVIEDLTVRNMVKNSSLARAISDAAWSELRTMLEYKCAWYGRNLVAVDRWFPSSRLCSDCGALQGRMPLSVRTWTCACGTTHDRDVNAAKNLLAAGLAVSVCGAGVRPQRETSRTGQSATKQKPSQREP